Proteins co-encoded in one Pelodiscus sinensis isolate JC-2024 chromosome 9, ASM4963464v1, whole genome shotgun sequence genomic window:
- the S1PR1 gene encoding sphingosine 1-phosphate receptor 1, which translates to MGSTSSRQKKILNDTVSDYVNSEIIKKHYNYTGKLNEKADSGIKVTSVVFIIICCFIILENIFVLLTIWKTKKFHRPMYYFIGNLALSDLLAGVAYTANLLLSGHKTYSLTPAQWFVREGSMFVALSASVFSLLAIAIERYITMLKMKLHNGSNSFRSFLLISACWVISMILGGLPIMGWNCLDQLHSCSTVLPLYHKHYILFCTTVFTGLLLSIVVLYCRIYSMVRTRSRRLTFRKNFSKATKSSEKSLALLKTVIIVLSAFIACWSPLFILLLLDVGCKVKACSILFKAEYFLVLAVLNSATNPIIYTLTNKEMRRAFIKILCCCKCPSADSGAKFKRPIIGGMEFSRSKSDNSSHPQKDEGDCPETIMSSGNVTSSS; encoded by the coding sequence ATGGGCTCCACCAGCAGCCGCCAGAAGAAGATCTTAAATGACACTGTCAGCGATTATGTCAACTCTGAAATCATTAAGAAACATTACAACTACACGGGGAAGCTAAATGAAAAGGCGGACAGTGGAATAAAAGTGACATCAGTGGTTTTTATCATCATTTGCTGCTTCATCATCCTAGAGAACATTTTTGTCCTGCTGACCATCTGGAAAACCAAGAAGTTTCACCGACCCATGTACTATTTCATTGGGAATTTGGCTCTCTCAGACTTGCTGGCTGGGGTGGCTTATACTGCCAACCTTTTGTTATCTGGACATAAAACGTATAGCCTCACCCCTGCCCAGTGGTTTGTCAGGGAAGGCAGCATGTTTGTGGCTCTGTCAGCCTCTGTGTTCAGCCTGCTGGCCATTGCCATTGAGAGGTATATCACCATGCTAAAGATGAAACTCCACAATGGGAGCAACAGCTTCCGCTCCTTCCTCCTGATCAGCGCCTGCTGGGTCATCTCTATGATACTAGGGGGGCTCCCTATTATGGGCTGGAACTGTCTCGACCAGCTGCACAGTTGCTCCACTGTGCTGCCCCTCTACCATAAGCACTATATTCTCTTTTGCACCACCGTTTTCACTGGGCTTTTATTATCCATTGTCGTCCTCTACTGCAGGATCTATTCCATGGTCAGGACTAGGAGCCGCAGGCTGACGTTTCGTAAAAACTTTTCCAAAGCCACGAAGAGCTCAGAAAAATCACTAGCCTTGCTCAAAACAGTGATCATTGTCCTGAGTGCCTTTATTGCCTGCTGGAGTCCCTTGTTCATCCTGCTCTTGCTGGACGTGGGGTGCAAAGTGAAGGCCTGTTCAATCCTCTTCAAAGCAGAGTATTTCTTAGTACTGGCTGTGCTCAATTCAGCCACGAACCCTATCATCTATACCTTGACCAACAAAGAGATGCGTAGGGCCTTCATCAAGATCCTGtgctgctgcaaatgcccctcTGCAGATTCTGGGGCCAAATTCAAGAGGCCAATTATTGGAGGGATGGAGTTTAGCCGAAGCAAATCCGacaattcctcccacccccaaaaggatGAGGGTGACTGCCCAGAGACAATCATGTCTTCAGGCAACGTCACCTCATCTTCTTAG